The sequence AGTGCTGGTCGCCGTCGGCGACACGGTGAAGAAGGACCAGGGCCTGGTGACCCTGGAGTCGGACAAGGCCACGCTGGAGGTGCCGTCCTCGGCCGCGGGCGTGGTCAAGGAACTCAAGGTCAAGCTCGGCGACACGCTGTCCCAGGGCAGCGTGGTGCTGCTGCTGGAGACCGAGGGCGCGGGTGATGCGCCGGCGCCCGTCCCGGCGACCGAGACCCCTGCCGACGCCAAGGTTGCCCCGGGCAGCAAGCCACCGGTGACCCCGTCGCACCGCGCGCCGGATCCGGTGGTCGCGGCCAAGGCGATTGCGTCCAGCGGCAGGCCGGCCGACATCGAATGCCAGATGGTGGTGCTCGGCTCCGGCCCCGGCGGCTACACCGCCGCGTTCCGCGCCGCCGACGTCGGCCTGGATACGGTGCTGGTCGAACGCTACGAAAGCCTGGGTGGCGTCTGCCTCAACGTGGGCTGCATCCCGTCCAAGGCGCTGCTGCATGCGGCGGCGATCATCGACGAGGCCGCCCATGCCAGCGACTGCGGCATTGAGTTCGACAAGCCGAAGATCACCCTGGACAAGCTGCGCCAGTACAAGGAAAAGGTTGTCGGCCAGCTGACCAAGGGCCTGGCCGGCATGGCCAGGCAGCGCAAGGTGCGCACCGTGCAGGGCGTCGGCAAATTCGTCTCGGCCAATGAGCTGGAAATCACGTCGGCCGATGGCAGGACCCAGCTGCTGCGCTTCGAGCAGTGCATCATCGCCGCCGGTTCGCAGGCGGTGAAGCTGCCCAACTTCCCCTGGGACGACCCGCGGGTGATGGATTCGACCGACGCGCTGGAGCTGGCCGAAGTGCCGGGTTCGCTGCTGGTCGTGGGCGGCGGCATCATTGGCCTGGAAATGGCCACCGTGTACGGCGCGCTGGGTAGCAAGGTCACCGTGGTCGAGTTCATGGATCAGCTGATGCCGGGCGCCGACAAGGACCTGGTCAAGCCGCTGGCCGACCGACTGAAGAAACAGGGCATCGAGGTCCACCTCAAGACCAAGGCGGCCGGCGTACAGGCTGACAAGAAGGGCATCACCGTGACCTTCGAATCGGCGACCGAGGGCGAGAAGCCGGCGCTGGCGTCGGGTACCTGGGACCGCGTGCTGGTCGCCGTGGGCCGCGCGCCCAACGGCAGGAAGATCGATGCCGAGAAGGCCGGCGTGGCGGTGACCGAGCGTGGCTTCATCCCGGTGGACCGGCAGATGCGCACCAACGTGCCGCATATCTTCGCCATCGGCGACATCGTCGGCAACCCCATGCTGGCCCACAAGGCCACGCACGAGGGCAAGCTGGCTGCCGAAGTGGCCGCCGGCCACAAGAAGGAATGGGTGGCACGGGTGATCCCCTCGGTGGCCTACACCAACCCGGAGATCGCCTGGGTCGGTGTGACCGAGACCGAAGCCAAGGCCAAGGGCCTGAAGGTCGGGGTGGCGAAGTTCCCGTGGGCGGCCAGTGGCCGTGCCATCGGCATCGGTCGCACCGAGGGCT is a genomic window of Stenotrophomonas sp. Marseille-Q4652 containing:
- the lpdA gene encoding dihydrolipoyl dehydrogenase; the protein is MAVIEIKVPDIGDYSDVPVIEVLVAVGDTVKKDQGLVTLESDKATLEVPSSAAGVVKELKVKLGDTLSQGSVVLLLETEGAGDAPAPVPATETPADAKVAPGSKPPVTPSHRAPDPVVAAKAIASSGRPADIECQMVVLGSGPGGYTAAFRAADVGLDTVLVERYESLGGVCLNVGCIPSKALLHAAAIIDEAAHASDCGIEFDKPKITLDKLRQYKEKVVGQLTKGLAGMARQRKVRTVQGVGKFVSANELEITSADGRTQLLRFEQCIIAAGSQAVKLPNFPWDDPRVMDSTDALELAEVPGSLLVVGGGIIGLEMATVYGALGSKVTVVEFMDQLMPGADKDLVKPLADRLKKQGIEVHLKTKAAGVQADKKGITVTFESATEGEKPALASGTWDRVLVAVGRAPNGRKIDAEKAGVAVTERGFIPVDRQMRTNVPHIFAIGDIVGNPMLAHKATHEGKLAAEVAAGHKKEWVARVIPSVAYTNPEIAWVGVTETEAKAKGLKVGVAKFPWAASGRAIGIGRTEGFTKLIFDEETHRIIGGAIVGVHAGDLLAEIGLAIEMGAEAEDIGHTIHAHPTLSESVAMASEVYDGTITDLYIPKKK